The following are encoded in a window of Brevibacillus ruminantium genomic DNA:
- a CDS encoding baseplate J/gp47 family protein gives MATMNKPEMPILRETPDQIYQRIANRMAEIAQQRGETPPATEEGEIFYDFEYPLAVEISEQQQLLEYGFLQHFLPWADGEYLDACGVFFGLPRSAGEEDEHYRQRLIDRARSEEGDGRRQDYERWARNVEGVGGAVAIEKARHDLSIDVYITDLNGQPVTAELVKQVRDKLEDKRRALHDLQVFPAKVFPVNVSVRLVLRHDAEMDKVQELIANQIKTYLKGRSQIVYQQIGALFFVDGVEDFADYTLNDGEANLTVPLDAIASLNLAVTT, from the coding sequence ATGGCGACGATGAACAAACCTGAGATGCCGATTCTGAGGGAAACGCCGGATCAGATTTACCAAAGGATTGCCAACCGCATGGCGGAGATTGCTCAGCAGCGCGGGGAAACACCACCGGCGACGGAAGAAGGCGAAATATTTTACGACTTTGAATACCCCTTGGCCGTTGAGATCAGCGAACAACAGCAGCTACTTGAATATGGTTTTCTACAGCACTTTTTGCCCTGGGCTGACGGCGAGTACTTGGACGCTTGCGGGGTATTTTTTGGTCTTCCCCGAAGTGCAGGGGAGGAAGACGAGCATTACCGGCAGCGTCTTATTGATCGAGCTCGCTCAGAGGAAGGAGACGGGCGTCGCCAGGATTATGAGCGCTGGGCTCGGAACGTGGAGGGTGTAGGCGGGGCTGTGGCAATTGAGAAGGCGCGGCATGATCTGTCCATCGACGTCTATATTACGGACCTGAACGGGCAGCCGGTCACAGCAGAATTGGTTAAGCAGGTCCGTGACAAGCTGGAAGACAAACGGCGAGCTCTGCACGATCTGCAGGTATTTCCGGCCAAAGTTTTCCCTGTCAACGTATCTGTGCGGCTGGTGCTCCGCCATGATGCTGAGATGGACAAGGTACAGGAGCTGATCGCCAACCAAATCAAAACCTACTTGAAAGGGCGTTCCCAGATCGTTTACCAGCAGATCGGGGCGCTCTTCTTCGTTGACGGCGTAGAAGACTTTGCCGATTACACTTTGAACGACGGGGAAGCCAACCTTACCGTACCGCTGGATGCTATCGCTTCCCTCAACTTGGCGGTGACAACATGA
- a CDS encoding helix-turn-helix domain-containing protein: MRYYELLSKGLAKIRFEKGWKDCDVIQKLGERGIKITPSYLSKLKTGKMPPSPNDKLNRELANLLNIDESELLVAAYQEKVPSEILQELARRYAVAN, translated from the coding sequence ATGCGATATTACGAACTCTTAAGTAAAGGATTAGCGAAAATTAGATTTGAAAAAGGTTGGAAGGATTGCGATGTAATTCAAAAACTTGGAGAACGCGGCATTAAGATTACTCCATCATACCTAAGTAAACTTAAAACAGGGAAAATGCCGCCGTCTCCAAATGATAAATTGAACCGAGAACTGGCTAACCTACTAAATATCGATGAATCCGAACTACTTGTGGCTGCTTACCAAGAAAAAGTACCATCAGAAATATTGCAAGAATTGGCTAGAAGGTACGCAGTAGCTAATTAA
- a CDS encoding pre-mRNA-splicing factor SPF27 family protein has translation MRTDKVREKFWNNWNHKTRCFNNLMDKLDSLQQTDLAEEVKDLNNAWNELLSSYLEVERAGITM, from the coding sequence ATGAGGACAGATAAAGTTCGTGAAAAGTTTTGGAATAACTGGAACCACAAAACGCGTTGCTTTAATAACTTGATGGATAAATTGGATAGCCTACAACAAACCGATTTAGCAGAAGAGGTAAAGGATTTGAACAATGCCTGGAATGAACTTCTTTCTTCATATTTAGAAGTAGAGAGGGCAGGAATCACAATGTAG
- a CDS encoding helix-turn-helix domain-containing protein, whose product MSEKPYAKFAEKLVTLRKKANLTQSALADKIGISQASIAQYETGNRLPETPVLLDLSRLFEIDLNELVGNDKVLKTIKICPGCDYQFHKDHAKYCIQCGSKLLDECPECNNPLDSAIQLFCAYCGHKLREKRIDELNDDDLPF is encoded by the coding sequence ATGTCTGAAAAACCATATGCAAAGTTTGCAGAAAAGCTTGTTACACTAAGGAAAAAGGCAAACCTGACCCAATCAGCTCTTGCAGATAAAATTGGAATATCTCAGGCATCCATAGCTCAATACGAAACTGGTAATCGCTTACCAGAAACACCCGTTTTACTCGATCTATCCCGACTGTTTGAGATCGATTTGAATGAATTGGTTGGGAACGATAAAGTATTGAAAACAATTAAAATCTGCCCCGGGTGTGACTACCAATTCCATAAAGACCACGCAAAATATTGTATACAGTGTGGATCAAAGTTGCTCGATGAGTGTCCTGAATGTAATAACCCTCTTGACTCAGCTATTCAATTATTTTGCGCTTATTGTGGCCACAAACTACGAGAAAAACGTATCGATGAATTAAATGACGATGATTTACCCTTCTAA
- a CDS encoding N-acetylmuramoyl-L-alanine amidase, with the protein MRIAIDAGHGPNTPGKRTPDDSMREFHFNSVVARCVRDGLKQYEGVEVLFTHADDRDVPLKERTDKANAWKADAFFSIHANAFGSDWNDANGIETFVYTSRPTAAVKLAEAVQRSLVRSTGRRDRGVKAGDLHVLRETKMTAILAECGFMTNREEAALLKSDEYRRKCAAAIVQAIAEVYGLKKVGVATSGTPIAGQAQATIGQAQEWARQKKAAQAFIDVAPIYWRVGAVLGIRPEVGYAQAAKETGFGRFGGVVSRDFHNWCGLKTTKGGSNTDPTAHARFPSDEVGVRAHLQHLALYAGVEVKGEIVDPRHFPSVRGTAKTVESLGGKWAPAADYGKAITELLAGLLTTKVSTTPVDKSVEKVNIQINGVRIPAQGYLRNGVSVLPIRVVSEALGVTPEWLPETKQVRVNGKDLTETIEAGVSYAPARELAAVLGLQVDWEGTYKTVTLKGET; encoded by the coding sequence ATGAGAATCGCCATTGACGCGGGACACGGTCCGAACACTCCCGGAAAGCGAACGCCAGACGACAGCATGCGGGAATTCCACTTTAACAGTGTGGTCGCCCGTTGCGTCCGGGACGGATTGAAGCAATACGAGGGTGTAGAAGTCCTTTTCACCCATGCTGACGACAGGGACGTACCGTTGAAAGAACGCACAGACAAGGCGAACGCCTGGAAAGCAGATGCCTTTTTCTCCATTCACGCAAACGCCTTCGGCAGCGATTGGAACGACGCCAACGGCATCGAGACGTTTGTCTACACATCGCGGCCAACTGCAGCCGTAAAGCTGGCCGAAGCCGTGCAGCGTTCCTTGGTTCGCTCTACAGGCCGCCGGGATCGCGGGGTAAAGGCGGGCGACCTGCACGTCCTGCGCGAAACCAAGATGACCGCGATCCTCGCCGAGTGCGGGTTCATGACCAACCGAGAAGAGGCAGCTCTGCTCAAGAGCGACGAGTACCGCCGCAAGTGCGCGGCAGCTATTGTCCAGGCTATCGCCGAGGTATACGGCTTAAAGAAGGTCGGAGTAGCCACGTCAGGCACACCCATTGCCGGACAAGCCCAAGCGACCATCGGGCAGGCCCAGGAATGGGCAAGGCAAAAGAAAGCAGCCCAAGCCTTTATTGATGTTGCCCCGATCTATTGGCGCGTTGGTGCCGTGCTGGGAATCCGTCCGGAAGTAGGTTATGCCCAGGCGGCGAAGGAGACCGGGTTCGGGCGGTTCGGCGGGGTGGTCTCCCGAGATTTCCATAACTGGTGCGGGCTGAAAACGACCAAAGGTGGTAGCAATACCGATCCAACTGCGCACGCTCGTTTCCCAAGCGACGAAGTGGGAGTAAGAGCTCACCTGCAGCATCTGGCCCTGTATGCCGGTGTGGAAGTAAAAGGCGAGATCGTCGACCCAAGACACTTCCCATCAGTGCGCGGGACAGCCAAGACAGTGGAATCACTCGGCGGGAAGTGGGCGCCTGCAGCTGATTATGGGAAGGCGATCACGGAGCTGCTGGCAGGCTTGCTGACGACCAAAGTATCCACAACGCCTGTTGATAAATCTGTGGAGAAAGTGAACATTCAGATAAATGGCGTACGCATCCCAGCTCAAGGTTATCTCCGGAACGGCGTATCTGTACTTCCTATCCGGGTCGTATCGGAAGCCCTTGGCGTTACTCCGGAATGGCTGCCAGAGACAAAGCAGGTCCGAGTGAACGGAAAAGACCTGACAGAGACAATCGAAGCTGGCGTTTCCTATGCTCCAGCACGCGAGCTGGCGGCAGTACTCGGTCTGCAAGTGGACTGGGAGGGTACCTATAAAACCGTAACGTTGAAAGGAGAGACGTAG
- a CDS encoding phage tail assembly chaperone, with protein sequence MSKLEKYLAKAQEPVQRRTGSVTIDGDEWHVRELTLPENRECFRLAEDANGRFDSFRYNDVRIVKATEHEFPWNNKELLTAYRAKDKFDLVVKLFERNPAGYQALLEKVNEVNAKIKSEQEVVEDLKNSSEPTEKQATSVGHSSTDVEDQSIS encoded by the coding sequence ATGAGTAAGTTGGAGAAGTATTTGGCCAAGGCTCAGGAGCCGGTACAGCGCCGTACTGGCTCCGTTACAATCGATGGTGATGAGTGGCATGTCCGTGAGCTTACGCTTCCGGAAAATCGCGAATGCTTTAGACTGGCTGAAGATGCAAACGGTCGTTTTGACTCTTTCCGGTACAACGATGTTCGGATCGTAAAGGCGACGGAACACGAATTCCCATGGAATAACAAAGAACTGTTGACTGCCTACAGGGCAAAGGACAAATTTGACTTGGTAGTCAAACTGTTTGAACGGAATCCAGCGGGATACCAGGCGCTGCTTGAAAAGGTCAATGAGGTAAACGCCAAGATTAAGTCTGAACAAGAGGTCGTGGAAGACCTAAAAAACTCATCCGAACCGACGGAGAAGCAAGCCACCTCTGTCGGGCATTCCTCAACGGACGTGGAAGACCAGTCGATCTCGTAG
- a CDS encoding phage holin family protein — MNETDLFVLAKQFLLDQALIVVVALLVLGVFLKRTPGVADWLIPWILTGAGIVLACGVLREVTVQATIQGILAAAVASLGHQLWKQTVEKRKEDGA, encoded by the coding sequence ATGAACGAAACGGACTTGTTTGTACTGGCAAAGCAGTTTTTACTCGACCAGGCACTCATAGTTGTGGTGGCTCTGTTGGTACTGGGCGTGTTTTTGAAGAGAACGCCGGGCGTGGCCGACTGGCTGATTCCCTGGATACTGACCGGGGCCGGGATTGTGCTGGCATGCGGTGTGCTGAGGGAGGTGACCGTTCAGGCCACTATTCAGGGTATCCTCGCGGCGGCAGTCGCCAGCTTGGGGCATCAGTTGTGGAAGCAGACCGTTGAGAAACGAAAGGAAGATGGGGCATGA
- a CDS encoding hemolysin XhlA family protein produces MPDMEVSRVLSDIRERMVRVETKIDTMTDVRATAEEAKEIANEALQYGKSAHHRLNEVADNQKWLWRTVVGAVIAGAIALMWKGMN; encoded by the coding sequence ATGCCCGATATGGAAGTGAGTCGAGTTTTAAGTGATATCCGAGAACGCATGGTTCGGGTCGAGACAAAAATTGATACGATGACGGACGTTCGTGCGACTGCCGAAGAAGCGAAAGAAATTGCGAATGAAGCTTTGCAGTATGGGAAATCGGCGCATCATCGGCTGAATGAAGTGGCCGACAACCAAAAATGGCTCTGGCGTACCGTGGTCGGCGCGGTTATCGCCGGGGCCATTGCACTTATGTGGAAGGGGATGAACTAA
- a CDS encoding CD1375 family protein has protein sequence MMVKQYMIAPYAVLVKSGGWLIEPTGADGEKVVPEVYRVPVALYLAEQDAA, from the coding sequence ATGATGGTTAAGCAATACATGATTGCGCCGTATGCTGTTTTGGTTAAGTCTGGCGGCTGGCTAATCGAGCCGACTGGAGCTGATGGCGAAAAAGTTGTGCCGGAGGTATACCGTGTACCAGTAGCCTTATACTTAGCTGAACAGGATGCAGCGTAA
- a CDS encoding phage tail tape measure protein, which produces MGRVVGLTAYLQAKNELSPQLRSVVKMTKTAAKGMLQLDDATQDMLKEMRKVKQAAERAESGFKREIDQMQREIQDLRRQLGGLDATRATPKITVDDQARREIAAIRQEVKALDGEKARVQIEASQAGGSVDFAAGGVAGGMATYLGAGYLDQLTLETQANARRALLGDTPEELARYQQQAQDLSLINPNIDSTYVKDLMTQATRFGGANGTELTKQALQLSAIRPDMGGADEFLNTQMLMKSAMPDADINRIGDSLGYVALKARDIRKDTLDSLQEYSAQMTKFIDAPEKLAMLVEAMNDVWNTDTGFDTLKEVGLKLNNVGDLENVLKTAYGAQGMSDEKASELAKKEAEQIGKYLASGSKQDRQYATGVLMQTFASIKDEFVRQNLLNELAAGPGENAGQEELVKLLQKAGEIAVVDPMVYREKMKGQLDSLYQTYQKNDPLHDFIKAKTMLSNELINLGLIIAQDLSPVISGLGHVIRVVKDGFDALPTTLAVPSLVAAIGLVTYGLWKFKVALAAAEAAAVRKKLGGEMPDIDLPDGPDKKGKGRGGGRGGKRSKWNPLNWGKKETPVPDRKWLTSEEATRKALGGSLPDKTPDIPKKGLVENLKSLGGLLPKSDTVLSGTKSAWEGVKSLGGGLVKRLPIIGMAVGASEILTAEDKLEAAGKVGAEALGGWGGAAAGAAIGSVVPGIGTAIGGIVGGIAGAFGGGALFDKVMSWWNDAPSTPPETPPHPRGMMKISREEVNQLRPTPPVMGPPIPPVSPVGGKVTEKPKVVSVTIPQVTIPLHAQGVLQDIPTMLKMLSDPSVGQKIKDLIEKALIDALETRGGVAT; this is translated from the coding sequence ATGGGAAGGGTTGTTGGCTTAACTGCATATTTACAAGCTAAAAATGAGTTATCGCCGCAACTTCGTAGTGTGGTGAAAATGACCAAGACCGCTGCGAAAGGAATGCTCCAGCTAGATGATGCCACTCAGGACATGCTGAAAGAAATGAGGAAGGTTAAGCAGGCTGCAGAGCGAGCAGAAAGTGGTTTCAAACGAGAAATAGATCAGATGCAGCGTGAAATCCAGGACTTGAGACGGCAGTTAGGCGGGCTAGACGCCACAAGGGCTACGCCAAAGATTACGGTTGATGATCAGGCCAGACGTGAGATTGCAGCGATTCGACAGGAAGTAAAAGCGCTTGACGGTGAGAAGGCAAGGGTACAAATTGAAGCGTCACAAGCTGGGGGGAGCGTAGATTTCGCGGCAGGTGGAGTTGCTGGTGGGATGGCAACTTACTTAGGAGCAGGATACTTGGACCAACTGACCCTGGAGACTCAAGCGAATGCAAGGCGAGCGTTGCTCGGAGATACACCGGAAGAGTTGGCGCGGTATCAGCAGCAAGCGCAGGACCTTTCGCTGATTAATCCAAACATTGATAGCACTTATGTTAAGGACTTGATGACACAGGCAACGCGATTTGGTGGTGCGAACGGTACAGAGTTAACGAAACAAGCACTTCAGCTTAGCGCGATTCGCCCAGACATGGGCGGTGCTGATGAGTTCCTCAATACACAAATGCTGATGAAAAGCGCTATGCCAGATGCAGATATCAATCGCATAGGTGATTCGCTGGGATATGTGGCACTAAAAGCCCGCGATATTCGAAAAGACACATTGGATTCGTTGCAAGAGTATTCGGCACAAATGACAAAGTTCATTGATGCTCCCGAAAAGCTTGCCATGCTCGTTGAAGCCATGAATGATGTTTGGAATACGGATACGGGTTTCGACACTCTGAAAGAAGTTGGGTTGAAACTGAACAACGTGGGCGACCTCGAAAATGTTCTAAAAACCGCGTATGGCGCACAAGGGATGAGTGACGAAAAGGCGTCAGAGCTAGCGAAGAAAGAAGCGGAGCAGATCGGGAAGTATCTTGCGTCTGGCAGCAAACAGGATCGGCAGTATGCAACTGGTGTACTCATGCAGACTTTCGCTTCGATCAAGGACGAGTTTGTGCGTCAAAACCTGTTGAATGAACTGGCGGCTGGTCCCGGAGAAAACGCTGGACAAGAAGAATTGGTCAAGCTATTGCAAAAAGCGGGAGAAATTGCGGTTGTTGATCCGATGGTCTATAGGGAGAAAATGAAGGGGCAACTTGATTCGTTATACCAGACCTACCAAAAGAATGACCCCCTGCATGACTTTATTAAAGCCAAAACCATGCTATCAAACGAACTGATTAACCTCGGTTTGATTATAGCGCAAGACCTGAGTCCTGTTATCAGCGGGCTCGGTCATGTAATAAGGGTAGTTAAAGATGGATTTGATGCACTACCAACCACACTTGCAGTTCCATCCCTTGTTGCGGCTATCGGCCTAGTAACATATGGACTTTGGAAATTCAAAGTAGCATTAGCTGCAGCAGAAGCGGCCGCCGTAAGAAAAAAGCTCGGCGGCGAGATGCCTGACATCGATCTGCCCGACGGCCCTGATAAGAAGGGAAAAGGCCGAGGAGGTGGCCGTGGCGGTAAGAGAAGCAAATGGAACCCGTTAAACTGGGGAAAAAAAGAGACTCCTGTCCCAGACCGAAAGTGGCTGACATCTGAGGAAGCAACAAGGAAAGCTTTGGGCGGCTCACTCCCAGATAAAACTCCCGATATTCCAAAGAAAGGCTTGGTGGAAAACCTGAAAAGCTTAGGCGGGCTACTACCAAAGAGCGATACAGTCCTTTCTGGTACAAAAAGTGCTTGGGAAGGAGTAAAATCTCTGGGCGGTGGGCTTGTAAAAAGATTGCCGATCATCGGTATGGCTGTTGGCGCCAGTGAAATCCTGACAGCTGAGGACAAGCTCGAAGCTGCCGGCAAAGTAGGAGCGGAAGCTCTTGGTGGTTGGGGAGGTGCTGCAGCGGGAGCGGCCATTGGCTCAGTTGTCCCCGGAATCGGAACAGCAATTGGTGGAATTGTGGGCGGTATCGCCGGAGCTTTTGGCGGGGGAGCACTCTTTGATAAAGTGATGTCTTGGTGGAATGATGCACCGTCAACACCACCGGAGACTCCACCGCATCCCCGAGGGATGATGAAAATTTCCAGAGAAGAAGTGAATCAGTTAAGGCCGACCCCGCCTGTCATGGGGCCGCCGATACCGCCTGTATCGCCGGTTGGAGGGAAGGTAACGGAGAAACCAAAAGTCGTTTCAGTCACCATACCCCAAGTGACCATTCCACTCCACGCTCAAGGCGTACTTCAGGATATACCGACTATGTTGAAGATGCTGAGTGATCCGTCTGTCGGACAGAAAATTAAGGACCTCATTGAGAAAGCGCTTATAGATGCACTGGAAACCCGGGGAGGTGTCGCTACATGA
- a CDS encoding DUF2634 domain-containing protein, translating into MFPELTGDESRLQQSPDNPIPWTYKFDWHTKQLMQGPDGRYLRTKTYAEYLEEAAKKILNTRRFRYEIYSERYGVDFLYEIGRMRSGMSLPVIKTQAEEALEAHSEIERAEVTDIRFEGNRVIFSLEIEGVRGTTRTEVSAWRR; encoded by the coding sequence ATGTTTCCTGAGCTGACTGGAGACGAATCGCGACTGCAGCAGTCGCCAGACAATCCCATCCCTTGGACCTACAAATTCGACTGGCACACAAAGCAGCTCATGCAGGGACCAGATGGCCGGTATTTGCGGACAAAGACGTACGCCGAATACCTGGAGGAAGCAGCAAAGAAGATTCTCAACACGCGCAGGTTCCGTTATGAGATTTACTCTGAACGTTACGGAGTAGATTTCTTGTACGAAATTGGACGGATGAGGTCTGGCATGTCTCTTCCGGTTATCAAAACACAGGCAGAAGAGGCGCTGGAGGCCCACAGTGAGATTGAACGGGCCGAGGTTACCGATATTCGTTTTGAAGGCAATCGGGTTATTTTCTCGCTTGAGATTGAGGGTGTACGAGGCACAACCAGAACGGAGGTGAGCGCATGGCGACGATGA
- a CDS encoding phage antirepressor KilAC domain-containing protein — protein MGTVFKITGTTKVCGVIVPKIFGGFGEGKKAMLVKHIAEIHEKETKFVNQAINNNRKRFTDGVDILDLKGSQFEVDLVNHGIFNQNSLNRANNIYLLSERGYAKLLKIFDDELAWDKYEEILDGYFRMREEIEQGLNIPRDPQKFIALALVEANKLLEAKDIHIEKLEQKIEQDKPKLIFAEALETSEDTILIGDLAKLLKQNGVNIGPNRLFERLRQEGYLMKTKGDRWNTPTQRAMEMGLFEVKTTSITVPDGSVKVRKTTKVTGKGQIYFINKFKDGNVA, from the coding sequence ATGGGCACAGTTTTCAAAATTACGGGAACCACCAAGGTATGTGGAGTAATCGTACCCAAAATTTTTGGTGGATTTGGTGAAGGCAAGAAGGCAATGCTTGTTAAACATATTGCAGAAATTCATGAAAAGGAAACAAAGTTTGTTAATCAGGCCATAAACAATAATCGCAAGCGATTCACAGATGGTGTTGATATCCTCGATCTAAAGGGAAGTCAATTTGAGGTTGATTTGGTCAACCACGGAATCTTTAATCAAAATAGCTTAAATCGCGCAAACAACATTTATCTTTTGTCAGAGCGTGGTTATGCTAAATTACTCAAAATCTTTGATGATGAACTAGCATGGGATAAATACGAGGAAATTCTTGATGGCTATTTTCGAATGAGGGAGGAAATTGAGCAAGGCTTGAACATCCCCCGAGATCCTCAAAAATTTATTGCTTTGGCTTTAGTTGAAGCAAATAAGTTGCTTGAAGCAAAAGATATCCACATCGAAAAGTTGGAACAGAAGATCGAGCAGGATAAACCCAAACTAATTTTTGCAGAAGCTCTTGAAACGTCCGAAGATACAATTCTGATTGGTGATCTCGCAAAACTTTTAAAACAAAATGGGGTCAATATCGGACCGAATCGACTATTCGAACGTTTGCGTCAAGAAGGGTATCTAATGAAAACAAAGGGGGATCGCTGGAATACCCCGACTCAGCGTGCTATGGAGATGGGGCTGTTTGAAGTAAAAACGACCAGTATTACAGTTCCAGATGGTAGCGTTAAGGTCAGAAAGACAACAAAGGTTACAGGAAAGGGTCAAATTTACTTCATCAACAAATTCAAAGACGGGAATGTAGCGTAA
- a CDS encoding integrase: protein MLIEPAYQVLAGTPVDEIRLNHMEGGIEGAHLRIDRVERRVTRIEAHLDADDRGVIDAQARFADIYDGSDDPVLKLDQTKTYATTALSASTTAVSIPVASVTGFKVGQEITICDDTAFENQKITAVGTSSITVAKLTNAYKKGAIVARSTVVRDATAQKMRIGSWGTHTITITQA from the coding sequence ATGCTGATAGAACCAGCCTACCAGGTGCTGGCCGGAACGCCCGTAGACGAGATTCGCCTCAACCATATGGAAGGCGGGATTGAAGGCGCCCATTTGCGTATTGATCGGGTAGAGCGCCGTGTCACCCGGATTGAGGCCCATCTGGACGCAGACGATCGCGGCGTGATCGATGCACAGGCTCGCTTCGCTGACATCTACGACGGCTCAGACGACCCAGTGCTGAAACTCGATCAAACCAAGACGTATGCAACGACTGCCCTGTCTGCAAGTACGACAGCAGTAAGCATCCCCGTAGCATCTGTGACGGGGTTTAAGGTTGGCCAAGAAATCACCATCTGCGACGACACAGCGTTTGAAAATCAAAAGATTACGGCTGTAGGTACCAGCTCTATTACGGTAGCCAAGCTGACCAATGCCTATAAAAAAGGTGCGATAGTGGCTAGGTCTACGGTTGTCAGGGATGCAACAGCACAAAAAATGCGGATTGGCAGTTGGGGAACACATACGATCACGATTACACAGGCATAG
- a CDS encoding XkdQ/YqbQ family protein — MQIIYGKESTRINLTPATKELSWSSSRGQIAQNCDIQVLNAPPIESAGFLMLFSGDLLKESQQFFHGPIVRFERDDKSGDTSATAYELSWYLQKNETSRIKLNGDAGKELERLIRATGINFSCPAFGFEVKDRLASQSFASLFTTLTEQAYDKTGKRYFVQHERDKLTVLPEGGNSVVPMFAASLLESSSTGESIEEVYTVVTAERYKDDKVAASVTKENANLIKQIGRMKKVIDAGEEKGLDALASKQLANLSKIPKTRPITVKHEDNQAARIRAGWLIKILEKDNVTITDWIVTSCNARWKGGQYTMDLQLERRG, encoded by the coding sequence ATGCAGATCATCTATGGCAAAGAGTCAACCAGAATAAATCTAACACCAGCGACGAAGGAGTTGTCTTGGTCTTCCTCTCGCGGCCAAATCGCCCAAAACTGTGATATTCAAGTCCTGAATGCCCCGCCTATCGAATCGGCGGGCTTTTTAATGCTCTTCTCCGGTGATCTGCTCAAGGAGTCGCAGCAGTTTTTCCACGGGCCAATCGTGCGTTTTGAGCGTGACGATAAGAGCGGCGACACATCGGCAACCGCGTACGAGCTGAGTTGGTACCTACAGAAGAATGAAACGTCACGGATTAAGCTAAACGGCGATGCCGGGAAGGAGCTGGAGCGACTGATCCGGGCAACGGGAATCAACTTCAGCTGTCCGGCCTTTGGCTTTGAAGTAAAGGACCGGCTTGCTTCCCAATCTTTTGCTTCCTTATTCACGACTTTGACAGAGCAGGCTTATGACAAGACGGGCAAGAGGTATTTCGTCCAACATGAACGAGACAAGCTGACCGTTCTCCCAGAAGGCGGGAACAGCGTAGTCCCAATGTTCGCGGCAAGCTTGCTCGAAAGCAGCTCAACGGGCGAGTCGATCGAGGAAGTGTACACTGTCGTTACAGCGGAACGGTACAAAGATGACAAAGTAGCTGCCAGCGTGACGAAGGAAAACGCCAACCTGATCAAGCAGATCGGACGAATGAAAAAGGTGATCGATGCCGGTGAAGAAAAGGGACTGGATGCTCTCGCTTCAAAACAGCTAGCGAACCTGTCGAAAATACCCAAGACCCGACCCATAACCGTTAAGCACGAAGACAATCAGGCAGCCCGGATCCGCGCAGGCTGGCTTATCAAAATCTTGGAGAAGGATAACGTGACCATCACGGACTGGATCGTCACCAGCTGCAATGCACGTTGGAAGGGCGGTCAATACACAATGGATTTGCAATTGGAAAGGAGGGGATGA
- a CDS encoding putative phage tail protein, whose amino-acid sequence MIPERYRQMLPPYWYENTVAEYHFEGAGREVNVFDQQREDVLQQFSPWSATWGLDVWDWIYFGKKQSLSIDERRKNIRAQHWARLPFTLPVLQSLGKTVGNLLSVTEDFAAKEIVFEFQQGGPIDLLTLHNMFERMRPVHVNRERIVIQQKGSLVLTSGPMHVYYDDPLMCGTFYAGGENDLC is encoded by the coding sequence ATGATTCCAGAACGGTATCGACAGATGCTCCCGCCTTACTGGTATGAAAACACAGTGGCCGAGTACCACTTTGAGGGAGCAGGTAGAGAAGTAAATGTCTTTGACCAACAACGAGAGGACGTTTTGCAGCAGTTTAGTCCATGGTCGGCGACCTGGGGCCTGGACGTTTGGGACTGGATTTACTTCGGAAAAAAGCAGTCCCTGAGCATCGACGAAAGGCGAAAAAATATTCGAGCGCAGCACTGGGCAAGACTCCCGTTCACCTTGCCAGTCCTCCAATCATTAGGAAAAACGGTCGGGAACCTGCTGTCTGTGACGGAGGATTTCGCAGCAAAGGAAATCGTTTTTGAGTTTCAACAGGGCGGGCCAATCGATCTTCTAACCCTACACAACATGTTTGAAAGAATGCGCCCGGTTCATGTGAATAGAGAGAGGATAGTCATTCAGCAGAAGGGGAGTCTCGTCCTCACTTCAGGACCAATGCATGTCTACTACGATGATCCTCTCATGTGTGGCACATTCTACGCCGGAGGTGAAAACGATCTATGCTGA